In the Chloroflexota bacterium genome, ACAGGGAGAGGGGGCCGGGGGGTGAGGGCCTCCCACGATGGGGGGTGAGGGCCTCCCGGGCCGGGGGTGAGGGCCCTTCGACGGTCAGAGCCCTTCGTGTGGCTTCAGTCGTTGTGGGGCTGCGGGCGCCACACGTCGAAGCGCCGCTCGACCCGCCGGATCACCTCACCCAGCACCACGCCGAACATGCCCAGCAGCAGCACCCCGAGCATCAGCCGTCCCGTGTTGAGCGTCGCACCGGCCACGCTGATCATGTGGCCGATGCCCTGGTTCGAGGCGATCAGCTCGGCCAGCACCACGCCGACCAGCGCGCGCCCTGAGGCCAGCCGCAGGCCCGTCAGGATGAACGGGACCGTCGTCGGGATGATGACCGTCCGGAACAGCGTGACGTGGTTTGCGCCGTAGGCCCGCGCCACGTCCAGCAGGCGCGGATCGGTGCTGTGAACGCCGATCAGCGTGTTGACCGCCACCGGGAACAGCGAGGTCAGGAAGACCACGAAGACCTTGGACGGCAGCCCGATGCCCAGCCAGAGGATGATCAGCGGGATCAGCGCTACGTCGGGAGTGGCGTACAGGGCCGAGAGCCACGGATCGATGATGTAGCTCGCGCGCCGGGACCAGCCGGCGATCAGCCCGATGATGACCCCGGTGATTCCCGCCGCCAGGAAGCCCAGGATGAACTGGGTCAGGCTGATCCCGATGTCGCTCCAGATGCGGCCCACCCGGAACTCGGTAACGGCCGCCGCCCAGATGCGGCTCGGGGCGCTGATGTAGACCAGCCGCAGCCAGCCCAGCTGCGTCGCCAGCTCCCAGATGGCCACGACGGAGATGAAGCCGAGAATGCCCAGCACCATCCGCTCGTTGCGGAGGTACCAGCGGTAGATCGGCGAGGTCTGCGCGAGTCGGATATCGGCCAGCTGCTCGGAGCCGCCGTCTGAGACTGCCACGAACCGTCCCTCCGCTCGCCTAGTTGTCCGCGCCAGCGCCGACCGGCGTGACGACTTGATCGGCGTCCATCGTGCGTTTGACCTGCCCCTCGATCAGCTCCCAGATGTGATCCACGTACTCGTGGAATCGAGCGCTGCGCTTGACGGCCAGATCGCGCGGGCGCTCGATGTCGATCGTCATATCGGCGATGATCCGGCCCGGGCGCGCGCTCATCACGATGACCCGGTCCGAGAGGTATACCGCCTCGTCGATCTGGTGGGTGATGAACATCACGGTCTTGCGCTGGGCGTTCCAGACGCGCAGCAGCTCGGCCTGCATCAGCTCGCGGGTCTGCGCGTCGAGGGCGGCGAACGGCTCGTCCATCAGCAGCAGCTCGGGGTTGACGGCCAGTGCCCGCGCCAGGTTGACGCGCTGCTGCATGCCGCCCGACAGCTCGTAGGGATAGTGGTTGTCGAACCCGTCCAGGCCCACCAGCTTGATGTACGGCGTCGCCCGCTCGCGGGCCTCCTTGCCCTTGACGCCCTGGCACTCCAGGCCGTACGCCACGTTGTGGACGACGGTGTACCAGGGGAAAAGCGAGGCGTCCTGAAAGACCATCGCGCGGTCTCGGCCGGGGCCGCTGATCTCGCGGCCGTCCAGCATCAGCTTGCCGCGCGTGGGGTGGATCAGGCCGTCGACGATCTTGAGAAACGTGCTCTTGCCGCAGCCGCTGGGTCCGAGGATGCTCACAAACGAGCCTTCCTCGATGGTCACGTTCAGGTTCTCGATGGCCAGGACCCGGTTGCCGGTGCGCGGCTGGTAGTACTCCATCCGGATGTCGATGGCCTGTAGCTTGGCGGGCATGATCGTGGAACTCCTGGTGGCGGTCTGAGGATCAGGTGGTCAGTGGGAGCCGACGCTCGGCCGCCATTTCTGGAAGCGATGCTCGACAAGGCGCAGCAGTTCGACAAGCACCACGCCCATCAGGGTCAACAGGACGACGCCGAACAGCAGGCGGTCGGTCTGGAGCGTCTGCCCCGCCACGGCGATCATGAAGCCGATCCCGGCGTTGGCCGAGTACAGCTCGCCGACGATGACGCCGATCAGCGCGCGCCCGACGCCCAGGCGCAGGCCGGCCAGGATGAACGGGACGCTGCCGGGCAGCACCACGGTGGTGAAGACCCGCCACTGCGAGGCGTTGAAGCTGTGCGCGACGTCCAGAAACCGCTTGTCCACGGTCCGGACGCCGTAGGTGGTGTTGATCCAGATGGTGATGAACGCGCCGAGGAAGACGACCAGGATTTTGGACCAGATCCCGATGCCGACCCACAGCACGATGAGCGGGAGCAGGGCCACGCGAGGCAGCGCGTTCAGGAAGTTCAGCCAGGGGTCCAGGAAGTAGTTGAGCCGGCGGTACCAGCCCGTGCAGATGCCGAGCGGGATCCCCAGCACGACGGCCAGGATGTAGCCGCCGAACAGCTCGGTGCCGCTGACGCGCACGTCGTTCCAGAACCGCGGGAGCGACATCTCCCGGAAGCCCGACGCGAGGATCCTTGAGGGCGAGCTGAAGAAGAACAGATCGACCCAGCCGAGTGTCGCACCGATCTCCCAGTACAGGAAGAAGCCGACGAAGCTGGCGACGCCAAGGATCGTGCGCTCGTTGTCACGATAGAGGCGCCAGAGCGTGCGGGATTCCGCCTCAGGGCGGACCTCCACCAGCTGTGGCTCTTTCCCCTCAACGCGCGCCATGAATTCTGGCTCCTCCGCCGCAAGACCCAGGCTGCCAGCCCTGGCGCGGCTTGCAAATCGCATGTTTCATGCAGAATACGGTACGAGCGGCCAGACCACAAGTGATCTGCTGCCCAAACTCCGGGCCAGTTTTTCGTCAAGGACCACCGCGTGCCCGTCCGACGCCGTCGTCCTCCGCCGTCTGTGCCGAGCAGGCGCGGCACGGTGCGGATACTCGAATCCCTCGCCCGGGCGGCGGGAGGCCACCCGGGCGAGGGACCTGGCGCGAAGGTTGCCCTCCGACTAGCAGAGGCAGGCGTCGTTCGGATCGGGCTTGGAGTTCGGGGTTGGCGCGATGGGCCAGATGGCGTGCGCGTGCCGGCGGGCGCCCGGGTCGGCCTGTGGGTGGCCGCGGTACTGCCGCTCCTCGGGAACCTGCTCCGTGCCCGGGTGCGGCGGCGTGCCGAGCGGCGGCGGGTCCGGCAGCCCGAGCAGACGTGCGCCAGTGACCTGGAAGACCTGTCGGATCTCTTCCTTGGTCACGCCGTACGCCAGCAGCAGCTTGACCATCCAGCGGTTCGCCACGATGTGCGGGAAGTTCTGGAGCTGGCCGAAGTCGCTGCCGTAGATCAGGTTCTCGGCGCCGACTTCTTTGACGATCCGCGCCGCGTAGAGCGGCCCGGACTCGTGGAGCGGGAAGGCCATCGTGCCGAGGCCGCTGAGCATCAGCTTCGCGCCGCGCTGGGCCTGGAGCTTCATCTGCTCGATGGTGTGCTTGGAGTGGATGTGGGCCGGGTGGATGATCTCGATGCGATTGACGCCCAGGCGTCGCGCCTCTTCGATCAGCGCCGCCGTGTCCTCGTACGGGTAGTGGCCCGACGCCAGCACCAGGTCGTTGTCGGCGATGACGCGCAGCACGTCCTGCATCGCCGGGACGACCTTCCGGTGCTCGTCCAGGAAGTTCAGCCCGAAGCCTGACCAGTCGTCGTAGACCACCCGGCGATGGTGGTAGCTGTCGACCATCGGCATCCAGACGTACTTCATGCCCGGGAAGCCGAGGCACTTCTTGACGGCCTCGGGGTTGAACCCGCCGACGGAGTAGTTCAGCACCACGCCGCCATACGCGAGGGTCGGGCGCAGGCCGCGCTCCTCGGCGTAGCGGTTGACGATCTTCTGCACCAGCGCGTTTCGGGACGCGGACGGCGTGTACCAGGTCTTGACGACCATGGCCCGCATGCCGGCGTTGGTGTAGTCGATGCCGATGTCGTCTTCGAGCAGCAGCCGCTCCATCGGGTCGGAGCCACCATGCGTGTGGCAGTCGATGGCGTGCCACAGCAGCTCGTCCACGTCCTGCTCGGTGAACTTGGCGCCGGCCAGGAAGCGCGTGTACTGGATGTTGGCCCACTGGGCCTGCTGCCGCACGAGCCAGGTGAAGATCTCGTCGCTGACGCCCTCGGCGTCCACGTTGGTGAGGGTTTTCAGCCGCTGGACGCGCTCGTCCGAGACCTGAACCTTCAGGATCTCGCTGAGCGGGAGGTTCTCCTCCGGCCTGACGCTCTCACGACTCTGGGGCGACTCATCAGCCATGTATGGGGTGGCCTCCTTCGGTAGGTGATCCAGCGGGAGCGAGGTGACAGCCGGCCATCGCCGTGTGACCGGCTGGCGGAAGCGTCAACGGATCGATGCTCATGCGGTCGCCGGGGCCTGCGCGCCCAGCCAGCGGCCCGATCCTGGCTCGGCCAGCACCTGGCCGTGCTCGGCGATGACCCGGCCGCGCAGGATCGTCATGGTGGGGACGCCCTGGACTTCCCAGCCCTCCATGGCGGTCCAGCCGCACTTGGAGTAGCTGGTGGCGGCGCTGATCGTGTCCTTCTTGTTCAGGTCGAGCACGACCATGTCGGCGTCAGCGCCCGGCAGCAGCACGCCCTTGCGCCCGTACAGCCCGACCAGCCTCGCCGGCTTCTCGCAGCACAGCTCGACGACCCGCTCCAGGCTGACGCGGCCGGCGTTGACGGCGTTCAGCAGCAGCGAGAGGTAGTGCTGGACGATGGGGCTGCCACCGGGGGCCGCGTACATGTTCGTCCAGCCGATCTCCTTCTCCTCCTTCGTGTGGGGAGCATGGTCGGTGGCGATCACGTCGGCGGTGCCGTCCAGCAAGGCGTCCCAGGTCGCCTTCGCGTGGTGGTCGGGGATCCAGATGCCCAGGCAGTAGGGGCCGTACTTCTCGATGTTCTCCCAGGAGTTGGTGAGGAACAGCGAGAACGGGTTCAGCTCGCAGGTGACGGGGCGGCCCTCAGCCTTGGCGTCGCGGACCATCTTGAAGCCCTCGATGGTCGAGGTGTGCAGGACGTGCAGTTTGACGCCGGTGGCCTTCTGGAAGCGCAGCATCGTGGCGATGCCCGAGTCGAGCACCACGCCGTCGCCGTCGCGCCAGGCCCGGGCGTACGACCGGAAGTCGGTGCCCCAGTTGTCCCAGGCCCGGTTGACGAACAGGTCGTACAGCTTCTGGTCGTGCGGGTGGATGAACAGGGTCTTGCCGGTCCTGGCGACCTGCTCGCAGATCTCGAACAGCGTGGCGTGGTCGTCCACGGCGATGCCCGGCATGTGGGGGTAGTCCCGCCCGATGTCGGCCATCATGAAGACCTTGAACGCCGTCGCGCCGGCCTCGGCCAGCCCGGCGATGTTGTCCGGGACGGTCCCCGCCGCGTTGTGCCCGAAGTCCACCAGCGACTTCGAGGCGGCGTTCTCCAGGTGGTTCAGCAGCCGCCCGACGGTGTTCGTCGGCGGCTCGACGTTCGGCATGTCGAGGACGGTGGTGACGCCGCCGGCCGCCGCCGCCCGCGTGCCGGTCTCGAAGTCTTCCTTGTGGGTGAAGCCCGGATCCCGCAGGTGGATGTGCGTGTCGATCAGCCCAGGGATGACCGGCTGCTCGCCGGCGTCGATGGTGCGCTCGGCCGCCGGGATCTCGTCGGCGGTCAGCAGCGCCGCGATCTTCTCGCCGCGCACGGCGACCGCGCCGTCAAGCCAGCCGCCGGGCGTGTAGATGCGCCGCGAGCGAACGATCAGGTCATACGCCGAGGCGACCATGCCCAAGCCTCCCATTGCGATGCGTCAGCCATCAGAACAACCGGGCCGAAACGCAGTGCCGATGGTATATTGCATGCAATCACTGAGATTCAAGGGCAGCGCGCCGGAAACACCGGCGATCGTGCGAACGATCTGGCGTCACGACGCGCAGTGCGCTGCCAGGATCTGACCCGCCGCGACTACGCCTTCTGCCAGCGCGTCAGCCGCTTCTCCAGGTAGCCGACCAGCGTCGTGCCGACGACCGCCAGGATCACGATGGTCAGCACCACCGCGTACAGCGCTTCCATCTGAAACGAGCGCCCGTAGCGGATCAGCAACTGGCCGATGCCGACACTGGCGAGGATCGTCTCGCCGTTGATGATGCCGCGCACGGCACGTCCGAACCCGAGCCGCATGCCCGTCAGCACCAGCGGCAGCGCCGACGGCAGCACGATCCTGCGGATGATGTCGCCCTCGCGCGCGCCGAACGCCCGCGCCATCTCCACGAGGTGGGCGTCGACCGCCCGCGCGCCGGCCAGCGTGTTGATGACGACCACGAAGTAGGCGTGCATGAACACGATCACGACCCGCGTCTCGGCGCCCAGGCCGAAGAGGATCAGGTAGAGCGGGATCAGCGCCGACGACGGGATCGTCATGAAGGCGTCGATCCACGGATCGAGCACGTACTCAAGCAGCGGGCTGCGGGCCATCGCGATGCCGGTGACGATCCCGAGCACCAGCGACAGGCCAAAGCCGATCGACAGCGACTCCAGCGTCAGGCGGATCGCCCAGATGCGCCCGCTCGCGATCAGCTCCCAGAAGGCCGTCAGCACGCCGCTGAAGGGCGGCAGGAACGTGTACCAGCCGGCCTGCCCGATGGCCTCCCAGAGCAGCAGCCCGACCCCGAACGCCAGCCAGGGCAGCGCCGAGCCGAGCAGGAAGCGCCGCAGGTGCATCATCGGGGTGACCTGGATCGTGCGATGCACGCCTGGACGCTCGGCGCTGACGGTTGCGGAATCCGACATGACGCTCATCGGGCGGCCTTCGGCGCGCGGCGCGGGTTGGCGATGACGCGCTCGAAGCGGCGCGCCAGGCTGACGATCAGCATGCCCTCGGCGGCGATCACGATGGTGGCCGCGAACACGATCTCGGGCTGGAACGAGCCGCGCCCGGCCTGGATGATCAGCCCGACGCCGACCGAGATCAGCGTCAGCTCGACGATGATCATGCCGACGACGGCCCGCGAGGCGGCGTAGCGCAGGCCCGCCATCAGGGCTGGCAAGGCCGCTGGCAGGGTGACCTTCAACCAGATCTCCCACTCGCGCGCCCCGAACGCCCGCGCCATCTCCACGAGGCGTGGATCGACGCCTCGCATGCCTGTCCGCACGTTGACGATCAGGCCCGGCACGGCGAACAGGACCACGATGACGACGCGGGCCGTCAGGGTGATGCCCAGCGCCGCGATGACGACCGGCATCAGGGCGACCATCGGCAGCACCAGCGAGATGTCCAGGTAAAGGCTCGACGCGCGATCCAGCAGCGGGAAGCGCCCGAGCACCAGCCCGGCCGGGATGCCGAGCAGGACGGTGATGGCGAAGCCGATCACCAGGGACTGGTTGCTGGTCGCCAGGGCCGTCAGCAGCTCGCCGGAGAGGGTCATCTTCCAGAGCGCGGCCACCGTGGCGGAGAACGGCGGGATCAGCAGCCGCTCGCCCGTCCAGCCTGCGATCTCCCAGGCCAGCAGCGCCAGCGCGAACGACCCGTACCGCAGGAGCGGCCCCCATCGCTCGACCGCGCTCCGTTTCTGGAGCCGGGCGCGCTCCACACTGACGGTTGATGTACTCATAGGCGTGCGCGAGCCTCTGGGGGAACGCGGCCGGCCATTGCCGCTGGCTGGAAAGCAGAGCGCAATGGTACTGTAGATTTCATGCAATCATCCAGTTCGCCATCGGCGCGCTCCGACGCGCCTCGTCCCCGGATCCGGGTGCTCGCCACCGGTGGGACCATCGCGAATCGTGTTACCGGACGCGTCGGTATCGATGCCGTGCTGGCCGATATCCGTGCATGGTATCCCGAGAGCGACGTCACGAGCGTGGCCGACCTCGACGTTGAGGATATTTTGCGCGAAGGCGCGGAGACGTTCACTCCGGCCGAGTGGCTGACCATCGGGCGGGCCGCTCGCCGCGCCGCCGACGATCCGAGCGTTGACGGGATCGTCGTGACGCACGGCACCTACACCGCTGAGGAGTCGGCGTACTTCCTGCACCTGGCGATCCAGACCCGCAAGCCGATCGTGGTGGCCTGTTCGCAGCGGAAGCACGGGACCATCGGCAACGATGGCGACAAGAACCTGCTCGACGCCGTGCGGGTCGCGGCCTCGCCGCGGGCCGCCGGGGCTGGCGCGCTGGTGGTGCTGAACGAAGAGATTCACAGCGCCCGCGAGGTCACCAAGACCAACCAGCGGCCGAGCGGCTTCACGTCGCGGACCTACGGCATCCTGGGCAGCGTCGAGGTGGACCGCGTCTCGTTCTTCCGCACGCCGACGCGCCGCCACACGTTCGCCTCGGCGGTGACGCTCCCGCCGACCGACGACCTGCCGCGCGTGGACATCGTGGCGACCTACGCCGGCGCGGACGGTGTGGCGGTGCGGGCGTTCGTGGAGGCGGGCGCACGCGGGATCGTCGTCAACGGCTTCTCGTACAGCGGCAAGCCGCACCGAAACCAGCTCGAGGCCCTGCGTGAGGCGGTGGCGCGGGGCGTGCCGGTGGTGCTGGTGAACCGTGGCGGTGATGGGCGCGTGCCCGTCGAGACCGGCGAGCGGTTCGTGCGCGGCGACAGCCTGACGGCGCAGAAGGCGCGGGTGCTGCTCTCGCTGGCGCTCCTGAAGACCAGCGACCCGTCGGAGCTGCAGCGCATCTTCGACGAGCACTGAGCGAGGATGCCCCTACGCCTTTCCCCGGGAGAACTTCTGCAGCAGCGCGCTGTCGAAGCTGAACGTCGTTTGCTGGCGCTCGCGGTGCCGTTCGAGCGCCAGCGTGACCAGCCGATCCACCAGCGCCGGGAACGGCACGCCGCTGGCCTCCCAGAGGTAGAAGGCGAGCGACCCGGGCATCGTGTTGATCTCGTTGACGGCGACGCGGCCGGTCTCGGGCTGCACCAGGAAGTCGATGCGGGCGAGGCCGGCGCAATCCACGGCCTTGAACGCCTCGACGGCCAGCCGCTGGATCTCCGTGGTCAGGTCGGCGGGGATCGGGGCGGGGATGCGCCGCGTCAGCGAGGCCATGCCCTCGCCGCCGCTGCTGCCAGCCTTGCCCTTGCCGCCGCGCAGGTACTTGTCCTCGTAGGAGAGGATCTCGGCCCAGGCGATGGGCTGCTCGCAGACGGATGCCTGCGGATCGTCGTTGCCGAGCACCGAGCAGTTGACCTCGATGCCGCCCTCGAACGCCTCTTCGACCAGCAGCCGGCGGTCGTAGTGGGCCGCCACCTCGATGGCGTCGAAGAGCGAGGCGCGGTCCGTCGCCTTCGAGATCCCGATGCTCGATCCAAGGTTGGCCGGCTTCACGAACAGGGGAAAGGCCAGCGAGCCTTCCAGCTCGTCGGCGACACGGTCGGCCTCGGACTGCCAGCGGGTGCGGGTGAACCAGCGATAGTTGACGACCGGCAGCCCCTGGGCCTTGAAGGCCGCCTTCATGATGATCTTGTCCATGCCGACCGCCGACCCGACCACCCCGGCCCCGACGTAGGGGACCGCTGCCAGCTCCAGCAGGCCTTGCAGGGTGCCGTCTTCGCCGTAGGTGCCGTGGATGACGGGGAAGACGGCATCCACCACCGTCACGCGGGTGCGCTTGCTCCCGAGCGGCCCGGACTCCTCCATGAAGAGGCGGTTCCCGAACGGCTCCGGCCGCAGGTAGACCGG is a window encoding:
- a CDS encoding amidohydrolase family protein, encoding MADESPQSRESVRPEENLPLSEILKVQVSDERVQRLKTLTNVDAEGVSDEIFTWLVRQQAQWANIQYTRFLAGAKFTEQDVDELLWHAIDCHTHGGSDPMERLLLEDDIGIDYTNAGMRAMVVKTWYTPSASRNALVQKIVNRYAEERGLRPTLAYGGVVLNYSVGGFNPEAVKKCLGFPGMKYVWMPMVDSYHHRRVVYDDWSGFGLNFLDEHRKVVPAMQDVLRVIADNDLVLASGHYPYEDTAALIEEARRLGVNRIEIIHPAHIHSKHTIEQMKLQAQRGAKLMLSGLGTMAFPLHESGPLYAARIVKEVGAENLIYGSDFGQLQNFPHIVANRWMVKLLLAYGVTKEEIRQVFQVTGARLLGLPDPPPLGTPPHPGTEQVPEERQYRGHPQADPGARRHAHAIWPIAPTPNSKPDPNDACLC
- a CDS encoding ABC transporter permease; amino-acid sequence: MARVEGKEPQLVEVRPEAESRTLWRLYRDNERTILGVASFVGFFLYWEIGATLGWVDLFFFSSPSRILASGFREMSLPRFWNDVRVSGTELFGGYILAVVLGIPLGICTGWYRRLNYFLDPWLNFLNALPRVALLPLIVLWVGIGIWSKILVVFLGAFITIWINTTYGVRTVDKRFLDVAHSFNASQWRVFTTVVLPGSVPFILAGLRLGVGRALIGVIVGELYSANAGIGFMIAVAGQTLQTDRLLFGVVLLTLMGVVLVELLRLVEHRFQKWRPSVGSH
- a CDS encoding ABC transporter permease; amino-acid sequence: MAVSDGGSEQLADIRLAQTSPIYRWYLRNERMVLGILGFISVVAIWELATQLGWLRLVYISAPSRIWAAAVTEFRVGRIWSDIGISLTQFILGFLAAGITGVIIGLIAGWSRRASYIIDPWLSALYATPDVALIPLIILWLGIGLPSKVFVVFLTSLFPVAVNTLIGVHSTDPRLLDVARAYGANHVTLFRTVIIPTTVPFILTGLRLASGRALVGVVLAELIASNQGIGHMISVAGATLNTGRLMLGVLLLGMFGVVLGEVIRRVERRFDVWRPQPHND
- a CDS encoding ABC transporter permease is translated as MSVMSDSATVSAERPGVHRTIQVTPMMHLRRFLLGSALPWLAFGVGLLLWEAIGQAGWYTFLPPFSGVLTAFWELIASGRIWAIRLTLESLSIGFGLSLVLGIVTGIAMARSPLLEYVLDPWIDAFMTIPSSALIPLYLILFGLGAETRVVIVFMHAYFVVVINTLAGARAVDAHLVEMARAFGAREGDIIRRIVLPSALPLVLTGMRLGFGRAVRGIINGETILASVGIGQLLIRYGRSFQMEALYAVVLTIVILAVVGTTLVGYLEKRLTRWQKA
- a CDS encoding dihydroorotase family protein — translated: MVASAYDLIVRSRRIYTPGGWLDGAVAVRGEKIAALLTADEIPAAERTIDAGEQPVIPGLIDTHIHLRDPGFTHKEDFETGTRAAAAGGVTTVLDMPNVEPPTNTVGRLLNHLENAASKSLVDFGHNAAGTVPDNIAGLAEAGATAFKVFMMADIGRDYPHMPGIAVDDHATLFEICEQVARTGKTLFIHPHDQKLYDLFVNRAWDNWGTDFRSYARAWRDGDGVVLDSGIATMLRFQKATGVKLHVLHTSTIEGFKMVRDAKAEGRPVTCELNPFSLFLTNSWENIEKYGPYCLGIWIPDHHAKATWDALLDGTADVIATDHAPHTKEEKEIGWTNMYAAPGGSPIVQHYLSLLLNAVNAGRVSLERVVELCCEKPARLVGLYGRKGVLLPGADADMVVLDLNKKDTISAATSYSKCGWTAMEGWEVQGVPTMTILRGRVIAEHGQVLAEPGSGRWLGAQAPATA
- a CDS encoding ABC transporter permease; translated protein: MSTSTVSVERARLQKRSAVERWGPLLRYGSFALALLAWEIAGWTGERLLIPPFSATVAALWKMTLSGELLTALATSNQSLVIGFAITVLLGIPAGLVLGRFPLLDRASSLYLDISLVLPMVALMPVVIAALGITLTARVVIVVLFAVPGLIVNVRTGMRGVDPRLVEMARAFGAREWEIWLKVTLPAALPALMAGLRYAASRAVVGMIIVELTLISVGVGLIIQAGRGSFQPEIVFAATIVIAAEGMLIVSLARRFERVIANPRRAPKAAR
- a CDS encoding ABC transporter ATP-binding protein, whose product is MEYYQPRTGNRVLAIENLNVTIEEGSFVSILGPSGCGKSTFLKIVDGLIHPTRGKLMLDGREISGPGRDRAMVFQDASLFPWYTVVHNVAYGLECQGVKGKEARERATPYIKLVGLDGFDNHYPYELSGGMQQRVNLARALAVNPELLLMDEPFAALDAQTRELMQAELLRVWNAQRKTVMFITHQIDEAVYLSDRVIVMSARPGRIIADMTIDIERPRDLAVKRSARFHEYVDHIWELIEGQVKRTMDADQVVTPVGAGADN
- a CDS encoding D-alanine--D-alanine ligase codes for the protein MREQSRKLRVAVIFGSRSVEHEVSIISAIQAMDALDPRHYEPLPIYITKEGQWITGQELRRIDSFKDMPGLLARCKPVYLRPEPFGNRLFMEESGPLGSKRTRVTVVDAVFPVIHGTYGEDGTLQGLLELAAVPYVGAGVVGSAVGMDKIIMKAAFKAQGLPVVNYRWFTRTRWQSEADRVADELEGSLAFPLFVKPANLGSSIGISKATDRASLFDAIEVAAHYDRRLLVEEAFEGGIEVNCSVLGNDDPQASVCEQPIAWAEILSYEDKYLRGGKGKAGSSGGEGMASLTRRIPAPIPADLTTEIQRLAVEAFKAVDCAGLARIDFLVQPETGRVAVNEINTMPGSLAFYLWEASGVPFPALVDRLVTLALERHRERQQTTFSFDSALLQKFSRGKA
- a CDS encoding asparaginase, whose amino-acid sequence is MLATGGTIANRVTGRVGIDAVLADIRAWYPESDVTSVADLDVEDILREGAETFTPAEWLTIGRAARRAADDPSVDGIVVTHGTYTAEESAYFLHLAIQTRKPIVVACSQRKHGTIGNDGDKNLLDAVRVAASPRAAGAGALVVLNEEIHSAREVTKTNQRPSGFTSRTYGILGSVEVDRVSFFRTPTRRHTFASAVTLPPTDDLPRVDIVATYAGADGVAVRAFVEAGARGIVVNGFSYSGKPHRNQLEALREAVARGVPVVLVNRGGDGRVPVETGERFVRGDSLTAQKARVLLSLALLKTSDPSELQRIFDEH